A genomic segment from Castor canadensis chromosome 1, mCasCan1.hap1v2, whole genome shotgun sequence encodes:
- the LOC109676758 gene encoding olfactory receptor 5T3-like, with amino-acid sequence MEQLLSELDIYETRLKNLTEVTMFILRGFTDDFGIQVFLFLLFLVIYLFTLLGNLGLVVLVTGDSRLHNPMYYFLSVLSFLDACYSTVVTPKMLIDFLAENKFISFLGCATQMLLFVTLGTTECFLLAAMAYDLYVAIYNPLLYSVSMSPRVYVPLIIASYVGGILHATVHTASTFNLSFCGSNEIRHVFCDIPPLLAICCSNTHTNELLLFYLVGFIKVVTILIVLVSYGFILLAILRMRSDEGRQKVFSMCGSHLTGVPIYHGTILFSYMRPSSSYASNHDMVVSIFYAVVIPMLNPIIYSLRNKDVKEAIKKLWREFCS; translated from the coding sequence ATGGAACAATTGTTATCAGAGTTGGATATATATGAGACTAGGTTAAAGAACCTGACTGAAGTCACCATGTTTATCTTGAGGGGATTCACAGATGATTTTGGTATTCaagtgtttttgtttctattatttcttGTCATCTATCTTTTCACTCTCTTAGGGAATTTGGGACTGGTTGTTCTAGTCACTGGTGATTCTCGGCTCCACAACCCTATGTACTATTTTCTGAGTGTTTTATCTTTCTTGGATGCCTGCTATTCTACAGTTGTCACTCCAAAAATGTTGATCGATTTCTtagcagaaaataaatttatttcatttcttggaTGTGCAACACAAATGCTTCTCTTTGTTACTTTAGGTACCACAGAATGCTTTCTGTTGGCTGCAATGGCTTATGACCTCTATGTAGCCATCTACAACCCTCTTCTGTATTCAGTGAGCATGTCACCTAGAGTCTATGTGCCACTCATCATTGCTTCCTATGTTGGTGGCATTTTACATGCTACTGTACACACAGCATCCACATTTAATCTATCCTTCTGTGGATCCAATGAAATTAGGCATGTGTTCTGTGATATCCCTCCCCTACTTGCTATTTGTTGTTCCAATACTCACACAAATGAACTACTACTTTTCTACTTGGTGGGCTTTATTAAGGTAGTCACTATCCTGATTGTCCTGGTCTCCTATGGCTTTATCCTATTGGCTATTCTGAGAATGCGTTCTGATGAAGGAAGACAAAAAGTTTTCTCTATGTGTGGGTCTCACTTAACTGGAGTGCCCATTTATCATGGAACCATTCTGTTCAGTTATATGAGACCAAGTTCTAGCTATGCTTCAAACCACGACATGGTAGTATCAATATTTTACGCTGTTGTGATTCCCATGCTAAATCCTATCATATATAGTTTGAGGAACAAAGATGTAAAAGAGGCAATAAAAAAATTGTGGAGAGAATTTTGTTCATAA